Proteins encoded within one genomic window of Planctomycetia bacterium:
- a CDS encoding beta galactosidase jelly roll domain-containing protein, with amino-acid sequence MRYLILLLFLVNQGFAQDSPRKSTNLNNEWTFHRDGSKEIKTVTLPTHWETHEGLKFDGIGWYEKTIELPELPKGRRLLLHFDAVATQATVYWNDVKLGEHLGAWTPFRFDVTEHLSPSPPRGEGLGVRGSDSKRKHTIRVRVDEKVGHNTQGFLPIIAPHFGGIWQGVKLIETAEYRFDDSSFRSLIDEKEETFHFALDILGAPAWDQEKPRMGPQSIRLMWRKAGGSWLDLNLESSGGKVAKHGFNINYSQKLSVDPQAWVSSGPSYEKHSFSCEFKMEQFKQWSASDPSVYEFKIILNSQGSVQIQDEFQFTYGFRTITTKGDQFLLNGQPLSIRGVLNWGYYPPTLAPTPTEEQWRSDLKLIKSWGFNLMKCCLWVPPKRLLEIADEEGVLIWLEYPTWHPKLVPQYQAELMQEYKEFHELDRNHPSVILRSLTCETGPGADIKVIQALYDQCKKMCGGLVVDDSSWIEWNRVFDFYDDHPYGNNHTWVATLDRLKKYIATSKYGVKPLCLGEAIAADTWVPTKPMLEAIAKAKADPKQAWSIDERGYPFWVPGFFDANRKWLERMGRVCGGEVDEEKLYQDSLRYARLMRKYQMETYRREVPNGGYVVSVLRDFPLASMGLMDYLGRPKWKQQEWRWHVTGMPSNIEDARMRMLFAKVGAAHTPDKIRRVSKLDETILDYLNEGGNVFLEANGQSGSFPTSSHWFLRGGPFVNPHHPVYQRLQSPSFFAEYQHFELASDVIPNIQYLTEIDPIVMLWDNHDIKEVKTHGLIFETAVGRGRLMVCAINLEDNSVLAKRFLRNRLYAHLMDGPPPRNALKPETIARMRAKLNEKKLDLVTKSWQFMPDGRNEGLKLGWEKAGFDDAAWKQIKIGQHWEGQGHNALDGWAWYRLTVDVPKDWAGVPIYLNSEGVDDAYEIYVNGTRIGSAGDIPNKKTAFEDRTAHAIPPGVLKHGEKNVIAVRVYDWYGAGGIHRPMSLGNVPIGGIDILK; translated from the coding sequence ATGCGTTACTTGATTCTGTTGTTGTTTCTGGTTAATCAGGGTTTTGCCCAGGATTCGCCGCGTAAATCGACGAACCTCAACAACGAGTGGACATTTCATCGCGATGGTTCCAAAGAAATCAAGACCGTCACGTTGCCCACACACTGGGAAACGCATGAGGGGCTGAAGTTTGATGGCATTGGCTGGTATGAGAAGACTATTGAGTTGCCTGAACTGCCGAAGGGACGAAGATTGCTTCTGCACTTTGATGCGGTGGCGACGCAGGCGACGGTCTATTGGAATGATGTAAAGCTGGGGGAGCACTTGGGAGCGTGGACGCCGTTTCGGTTTGATGTGACGGAGCATCTGTCCCCCTCTCCCCCCCGGGGAGAAGGGTTAGGGGTGAGGGGTTCTGACTCGAAGCGCAAGCACACGATCAGGGTGCGTGTCGATGAAAAAGTGGGTCACAACACGCAGGGGTTTTTGCCGATCATTGCTCCGCACTTCGGGGGGATATGGCAGGGGGTGAAATTGATTGAGACCGCGGAATATCGATTTGATGATTCCTCATTCAGAAGTTTGATTGACGAGAAGGAGGAAACATTTCATTTTGCTTTAGATATTCTTGGCGCCCCTGCATGGGATCAAGAGAAGCCAAGAATGGGGCCGCAGTCCATTCGATTAATGTGGCGAAAGGCAGGTGGATCATGGCTAGATCTTAATCTTGAATCCAGCGGTGGGAAGGTAGCAAAGCATGGTTTTAACATCAATTACAGTCAGAAGTTGTCGGTTGATCCGCAGGCCTGGGTATCATCTGGGCCTTCATATGAGAAGCATAGTTTCAGTTGCGAATTCAAAATGGAACAGTTCAAGCAATGGAGTGCAAGTGATCCTTCAGTTTACGAGTTCAAAATCATTCTGAATTCTCAAGGCTCAGTTCAAATACAGGATGAGTTTCAGTTCACCTATGGCTTCCGCACCATCACTACCAAAGGCGACCAGTTCCTTCTCAACGGCCAACCGCTCTCTATTCGCGGCGTGCTGAACTGGGGTTACTATCCTCCCACGCTAGCACCGACGCCTACCGAGGAACAATGGCGATCTGACCTCAAGCTCATCAAGAGTTGGGGTTTCAATTTGATGAAGTGCTGTCTGTGGGTGCCGCCGAAGAGGCTCTTGGAGATTGCGGATGAAGAAGGGGTGCTCATCTGGCTCGAGTATCCAACCTGGCATCCGAAGTTGGTGCCACAGTATCAGGCGGAACTGATGCAGGAGTACAAGGAGTTTCATGAACTGGATCGGAACCATCCGTCGGTGATCCTGCGCAGCTTGACGTGCGAGACGGGGCCGGGAGCGGATATCAAGGTAATCCAAGCCTTGTACGATCAATGCAAGAAGATGTGCGGCGGGCTGGTGGTTGATGATTCAAGCTGGATCGAGTGGAACCGCGTCTTCGATTTCTACGACGACCATCCCTATGGCAACAACCACACCTGGGTGGCAACGCTGGACCGGCTCAAGAAGTATATTGCCACTTCAAAGTATGGTGTGAAGCCACTGTGTCTGGGCGAGGCGATTGCCGCCGATACGTGGGTGCCGACCAAGCCGATGCTGGAGGCGATTGCCAAAGCGAAGGCAGACCCGAAGCAGGCGTGGAGCATTGATGAGCGAGGCTATCCATTCTGGGTGCCTGGGTTCTTTGATGCAAATCGGAAGTGGTTGGAACGGATGGGGAGGGTTTGTGGGGGGGAGGTGGATGAAGAAAAATTGTACCAGGATTCATTGAGATATGCCAGGCTGATGCGGAAGTATCAGATGGAAACCTATCGGCGCGAGGTGCCGAATGGGGGGTATGTGGTGAGCGTGCTGCGGGACTTTCCACTCGCAAGCATGGGATTGATGGATTATCTGGGGCGGCCAAAATGGAAGCAGCAAGAATGGAGGTGGCATGTGACTGGAATGCCCTCTAACATCGAGGATGCTCGTATGCGAATGTTGTTTGCGAAGGTAGGGGCTGCGCACACTCCAGACAAAATACGAAGGGTGTCCAAACTTGATGAAACAATATTGGATTATTTAAACGAAGGCGGCAACGTGTTTCTTGAAGCAAATGGTCAATCTGGCAGTTTTCCTACTAGTTCGCATTGGTTTTTAAGGGGAGGTCCATTTGTTAATCCGCATCATCCTGTCTATCAACGACTGCAGAGTCCTTCGTTTTTTGCCGAATACCAGCATTTTGAACTGGCATCAGATGTTATCCCCAACATCCAGTATTTGACGGAGATCGACCCCATCGTTATGCTCTGGGACAACCACGATATTAAAGAAGTCAAAACACATGGGTTGATATTTGAAACAGCGGTTGGCCGAGGTAGGCTCATGGTCTGTGCGATTAACCTTGAGGATAATTCTGTACTAGCGAAAAGGTTTTTGAGGAATCGACTTTATGCCCATCTCATGGATGGTCCGCCGCCTCGCAATGCCCTCAAGCCAGAAACGATTGCACGCATGCGGGCCAAGTTGAATGAGAAGAAGCTCGATCTCGTCACCAAGTCCTGGCAGTTCATGCCTGATGGCAGGAACGAAGGGCTGAAGCTGGGCTGGGAGAAGGCTGGTTTTGATGATGCAGCGTGGAAGCAGATTAAGATTGGTCAGCATTGGGAAGGGCAGGGGCATAACGCTCTGGATGGCTGGGCGTGGTATCGGCTGACGGTGGATGTGCCTAAGGATTGGGCTGGAGTGCCGATCTATTTGAATAGTGAAGGTGTTGATGATGCCTACGAAATCTATGTCAACGGAACCAGGATTGGTTCAGCTGGAGATATTCCCAACAAGAAAACTGCCTTTGAAGATCGCACGGCTCATGCCATACCGCCGGGGGTACTTAAGCATGGCGAGAAGAATGTAATCGCAGTACGAGTTTATGACTGGTACGGAGCAGGCGGTATTCATAGGCCGATGTCTTTGGGCAATGTGCCCATCGGTGGTATAGATATTTTAAAGTAA
- the odhB gene encoding 2-oxoglutarate dehydrogenase complex dihydrolipoyllysine-residue succinyltransferase, with the protein MPVEIKVPPAGESVTEALVSKWLKADGDYVQADENIVELETDKAVMELPTTRAGQLKIITQQGNKVPIGTVLATVDEKAAAPAKAAPAKTAAPVPVATPTRETVVVREPVLSPAAKVHAEEKGVDPKGIKGTGRDGRIIKEDVLTASVKPVASTQIVTASVQVPAVQGSGVRETRQKMSMIRSRIAQRLVESKQTTAQLTTFNEVDMSGIMALRNKFKDKFKEKYGVGLGFMSFFVKAVIEGLKAFPLVNARIDGEDIVIQNFYDIGIAVSTERGLMVPVVRNCDQLSFAQIEQHIGEMAVKARDGKIAVSDLQGGTFTITNGGIFGSLMSTPILNPPQSGILGMHGIKDRPVVVDGQIVIRPMMYLAFTYDHRIIDGRESVQFLVRVKECLEDPQRLMLEV; encoded by the coding sequence ATGCCTGTTGAGATCAAAGTTCCTCCCGCTGGCGAATCAGTTACGGAAGCTCTGGTTTCCAAGTGGCTGAAAGCTGACGGAGATTATGTGCAGGCAGATGAGAATATTGTTGAACTGGAAACCGATAAAGCGGTGATGGAACTGCCAACCACGCGTGCCGGGCAGCTCAAGATTATTACCCAGCAGGGCAATAAGGTACCTATTGGAACCGTGCTGGCCACGGTGGATGAAAAGGCAGCAGCGCCGGCCAAGGCGGCACCAGCGAAAACTGCTGCTCCAGTGCCAGTAGCAACCCCCACCAGGGAAACGGTTGTTGTTCGCGAACCAGTTCTTTCCCCTGCTGCCAAGGTTCATGCTGAAGAAAAGGGAGTTGATCCCAAGGGCATCAAGGGTACAGGCCGTGATGGCAGAATCATCAAGGAAGATGTGCTGACAGCCAGCGTGAAACCGGTCGCCAGCACGCAGATTGTCACCGCCAGCGTGCAGGTGCCTGCCGTACAGGGTAGTGGCGTGCGGGAAACCCGACAGAAAATGTCGATGATCCGCAGCCGCATTGCCCAAAGGCTGGTTGAATCGAAACAGACCACTGCCCAACTGACCACGTTCAACGAAGTGGATATGTCGGGCATCATGGCATTGCGCAACAAGTTCAAAGATAAGTTCAAGGAAAAGTACGGCGTGGGTTTGGGGTTCATGTCGTTCTTTGTCAAAGCCGTCATCGAAGGGCTCAAAGCATTTCCGCTGGTCAACGCCCGCATCGATGGCGAAGACATTGTCATCCAGAACTTTTACGATATCGGCATTGCAGTCAGCACCGAGCGGGGACTGATGGTTCCCGTGGTACGGAATTGCGATCAGCTCAGCTTCGCCCAGATTGAACAACATATTGGCGAGATGGCAGTCAAAGCCCGTGATGGTAAGATTGCCGTCAGCGACCTGCAGGGTGGCACGTTCACTATTACCAATGGCGGCATCTTCGGTTCGCTGATGTCCACACCGATCTTGAACCCGCCTCAGTCGGGCATCCTCGGCATGCATGGCATCAAGGATAGGCCGGTGGTGGTGGACGGTCAGATTGTGATCCGTCCGATGATGTATCTCGCTTTCACCTACGATCATCGGATTATCGATGGCCGGGAATCAGTGCAGTTCCTGGTGCGGGTCAAGGAGTGTCTGGAAGACCCGCAGCGGTTGATGCTGGAGGTGTAA
- a CDS encoding amino acid permease, with product MSASTASAPPSNSTGFQQRLNLFDATMLIMGTMIGSGIFITSQEIAEHVGSSGWLMAVWVLSGIMTVLGALSYAELAGMYPHAGGQYIFLKEAYSPMWGFLYGWTCFLVIQTGSIAAVAMAFAKFLGVFFPALGTDHGIAGDLVDKVPHLAGFFPDLGWAKDQVHATVLYVATHVDIKLKLPWMAEPFFEMKHFIITGGQMVALAVIAFLTWLNCRGVQEGKIVQNVMTVAKTLALIMLIAIGLFVVSRIDIRQMNWEEPWTGMFSTPKFNQTQELFGGLNPMAIAFMVFGGAMVGALFSSDAWNNVTFAAGEIQNPRRNLPLSLAMGTGAVVLLYIVANVAFLESLPVKGRADTAQKLEAAAAQKEREAKVLFDQGKVEQAVSLRESANQNISQAARERGIDNARDGRVGTAVMELFSPGWGAAIMAVAIMISTFGCVNGMTLMGARLYYVMAKEGLFFSSVGTLNKRGVPAVALVVQGFWSILLLFSGTYNELLDYVIFAVLIFYVLTVVGLFVLRRKQPHLERPVKAFGYPVLPALYVVLCAAVMVDLLLVKPKMTWPGLIIVLAGIPVYFLWRALGKKPA from the coding sequence ATGAGCGCTTCGACTGCTTCCGCTCCTCCATCCAATTCCACTGGTTTTCAGCAACGACTGAATCTCTTCGATGCCACCATGCTCATCATGGGAACCATGATCGGCTCAGGCATCTTCATCACCTCGCAGGAAATCGCGGAACACGTCGGTTCTTCGGGCTGGCTGATGGCTGTCTGGGTACTTTCAGGCATCATGACTGTCCTCGGAGCACTCAGCTACGCTGAACTCGCCGGCATGTATCCACACGCCGGTGGTCAGTACATCTTCCTCAAGGAAGCCTACAGCCCGATGTGGGGATTCCTCTATGGCTGGACCTGTTTCCTCGTCATTCAAACCGGTTCTATAGCCGCCGTCGCCATGGCATTCGCCAAGTTCCTCGGCGTCTTCTTCCCTGCCCTGGGAACCGATCATGGCATCGCTGGTGATCTCGTAGACAAGGTGCCTCACCTGGCAGGTTTCTTTCCCGACCTGGGTTGGGCTAAAGATCAGGTACATGCCACCGTACTCTATGTCGCCACTCATGTTGACATCAAACTCAAACTGCCCTGGATGGCTGAACCCTTCTTTGAAATGAAACATTTCATCATCACCGGCGGACAGATGGTAGCCTTGGCGGTCATCGCGTTCCTGACCTGGCTCAATTGCCGGGGTGTACAGGAAGGGAAAATTGTTCAAAACGTCATGACGGTCGCCAAAACTCTCGCACTCATCATGCTGATTGCCATCGGCCTGTTTGTTGTTTCGCGCATTGATATTCGCCAGATGAACTGGGAAGAACCATGGACGGGCATGTTCTCGACTCCCAAGTTCAATCAGACGCAGGAACTCTTTGGTGGCTTGAATCCCATGGCTATTGCTTTCATGGTCTTCGGCGGGGCGATGGTCGGTGCACTTTTCTCCTCCGATGCCTGGAACAATGTCACCTTTGCTGCAGGTGAAATCCAGAACCCCCGACGCAACCTGCCCTTGAGCCTGGCGATGGGCACTGGTGCAGTAGTTCTGCTCTATATCGTTGCCAACGTCGCTTTTCTGGAGTCGCTTCCTGTCAAAGGCAGGGCTGATACAGCCCAGAAGCTGGAGGCAGCGGCAGCCCAGAAAGAACGGGAGGCCAAGGTTCTTTTCGATCAAGGCAAAGTGGAACAGGCGGTCAGCCTGCGTGAATCGGCCAACCAGAACATCAGCCAGGCTGCTCGCGAACGAGGCATCGACAATGCCCGCGATGGCAGGGTAGGCACTGCCGTCATGGAACTCTTTTCCCCAGGCTGGGGCGCTGCCATCATGGCTGTTGCCATCATGATTTCCACGTTCGGCTGCGTCAACGGCATGACACTCATGGGCGCCCGCCTCTACTATGTCATGGCCAAGGAAGGGCTGTTCTTCAGTTCGGTCGGCACACTCAACAAACGAGGCGTTCCTGCAGTTGCTCTTGTCGTACAGGGTTTCTGGTCAATTCTGCTGCTCTTTTCAGGCACCTACAACGAACTGCTCGACTATGTCATCTTCGCAGTGCTGATCTTCTATGTGCTGACCGTTGTTGGATTATTTGTTCTACGGAGAAAGCAACCCCATCTTGAACGCCCGGTAAAAGCCTTTGGCTACCCCGTGCTGCCTGCCCTCTATGTCGTGCTCTGTGCTGCAGTGATGGTCGATCTGCTGCTCGTCAAACCCAAAATGACCTGGCCCGGACTGATCATCGTCCTCGCTGGCATCCCGGTCTACTTCCTTTGGAGAGCTTTGGGCAAAAAGCCAGCATAA
- the hemW gene encoding radical SAM family heme chaperone HemW, with amino-acid sequence MVPRAAYIHVPFCAHHCGYCDFAVVAGRDDLMDAYLQALQREMGPEQEEIDTLFLGGGTPSHLPMPQLKKLLDILRERFTLNPDHEFSIEVNPDSLTDEKLHLLQEYGVNRMSIGAQSFHTRTLAVLERRHISEEVPRVVELARSFMHSISLDLMFGAPGQTLFQWQMDLERALALPINHLSTYGLTYEKGTRLWKSVREGLILPLTEEDERRMYDLAMDWLYEAGWEHYEISSFATVGHRCRHNQAYWINLPFYGFGLGAARHLNFIREVNTRSIDGYIKKCMAGDSPTQQREAHTPESYARETATLNLRRKEGIIRRMFRDQTEIDIDDIAHDVIRRFVMQGLLEDDGSSVRLTKEGKFLADTVCSAFVSAI; translated from the coding sequence CTGGTACCTCGTGCAGCCTATATCCATGTTCCCTTTTGTGCCCACCATTGTGGCTACTGTGATTTTGCGGTGGTTGCTGGTCGTGATGACCTGATGGATGCCTATTTACAGGCACTTCAGCGTGAAATGGGGCCGGAACAGGAAGAGATAGATACTCTGTTTCTGGGTGGTGGAACGCCCTCACACCTGCCCATGCCACAACTGAAAAAATTATTAGATATTCTTCGGGAACGGTTCACCTTAAACCCAGATCATGAATTCAGCATCGAGGTGAACCCTGATAGCCTGACCGATGAAAAACTGCATCTGCTGCAGGAATATGGTGTGAACCGGATGAGCATAGGCGCTCAATCGTTCCATACCCGCACGCTGGCGGTACTGGAACGGCGGCATATATCCGAAGAAGTGCCTCGCGTGGTGGAACTGGCTCGCAGCTTCATGCATTCCATCTCACTTGATTTAATGTTTGGTGCACCGGGGCAGACACTGTTTCAATGGCAGATGGATCTGGAGCGGGCGTTGGCACTGCCCATCAATCACCTTTCCACTTATGGTCTGACCTATGAAAAAGGAACCAGGCTGTGGAAGAGTGTTCGCGAAGGTTTGATTTTACCTTTGACCGAAGAAGATGAACGGCGGATGTACGACCTGGCAATGGATTGGCTGTATGAAGCAGGCTGGGAGCATTACGAGATATCGTCGTTTGCCACGGTGGGGCATCGCTGCAGACACAACCAGGCATACTGGATCAATTTACCCTTTTACGGTTTCGGCCTGGGGGCAGCACGGCATCTGAACTTCATTCGTGAAGTGAACACGCGAAGTATCGACGGTTACATCAAGAAGTGCATGGCGGGTGATTCGCCCACGCAGCAGCGGGAAGCCCACACGCCGGAAAGTTATGCTCGCGAGACAGCAACGCTGAATCTGCGCCGCAAAGAGGGTATTATCCGACGGATGTTTCGCGATCAGACGGAAATAGACATTGATGACATTGCCCACGATGTCATCAGGCGGTTTGTGATGCAGGGGTTATTGGAAGACGATGGTTCCTCGGTGCGGTTGACCAAGGAAGGTAAGTTTTTGGCCGATACGGTGTGCAGTGCGTTTGTATCGGCGATATAA
- a CDS encoding GxxExxY protein, protein MNREPSPEHDEIARQVIGAAIEVHKELGPGFLESVYEHAMEAEFELRGMIFRRQHVIGVEYKGLPVGEGKLDFLVQDAVVVELKAVEALAPVHTAQVISYLKATKLQLGLLINSNVPLLKAGIKRIVLTG, encoded by the coding sequence ATGAACCGAGAACCTTCGCCTGAACATGATGAAATAGCACGGCAGGTGATAGGGGCAGCGATTGAAGTACACAAAGAGTTGGGACCTGGTTTTCTGGAATCAGTTTATGAGCATGCCATGGAGGCAGAATTTGAATTGCGGGGAATGATCTTCAGGCGACAGCATGTCATCGGTGTTGAGTACAAGGGATTACCAGTTGGCGAAGGAAAACTGGATTTTCTGGTTCAGGATGCTGTAGTCGTGGAATTGAAAGCGGTTGAGGCTCTGGCTCCTGTGCATACGGCTCAAGTTATTTCTTACCTGAAGGCGACGAAACTGCAACTCGGATTGCTGATCAACTCCAATGTTCCGTTGCTCAAGGCAGGGATCAAGCGAATTGTTTTAACTGGCTGA
- a CDS encoding trypsin-like peptidase domain-containing protein, with protein sequence MPKLVLTCLLFFTLALPALAQAERQQITGSSFLISPQGHLLTCSHVLFGASSVTVIYQGKEVNAQVMEDDKVRDIALLKLDEKPQHSLPLYTGELEQGVEARAFGYPLARLLGSDIKVTRGSVSGFMKLKNSQIIQMDTLVNSGNSGGQLVNQSGAVIGLVFAKLNPVVGQSGFGMHAIELKRLLDKHAVPYEKVQNMGAALEGPALVKQVKPSVLPVLNRHVTVAEREQPKPARPLPLIDRYRKIQTNTDGFLDGESTARNYPGQSHPFLHEAFREVQPEGSVLIGFSISTNNHTRGIEAICGLQPIYRRNGQEVYGKTYGSTLIKSHHLVAREGYAVAAIKYKIGLQLDCMQLVYQKIENNRLVEQDAYESVVAGTKDLTPNHTLSTNGLIPVGIHGFLKRDRSTFGLGLVMKSAK encoded by the coding sequence ATGCCTAAGTTAGTTCTTACCTGCTTGCTGTTCTTCACTCTTGCACTTCCTGCTCTCGCGCAAGCTGAGAGGCAGCAGATTACTGGTTCTTCGTTCCTGATTTCGCCACAGGGTCATCTGCTGACCTGTTCGCATGTGCTCTTTGGCGCTTCGAGCGTGACGGTCATATACCAGGGCAAAGAGGTCAATGCTCAAGTAATGGAGGATGACAAAGTCAGAGATATTGCCCTGTTGAAACTGGATGAGAAACCGCAGCATAGCCTGCCACTGTACACTGGTGAACTGGAGCAGGGGGTGGAGGCGCGTGCCTTTGGCTATCCGCTGGCCAGGCTCCTTGGTTCAGACATCAAAGTTACACGGGGCAGCGTTTCGGGATTCATGAAACTGAAAAACAGCCAGATCATCCAGATGGATACCCTTGTCAATTCAGGGAACAGTGGTGGGCAGCTGGTCAATCAATCTGGTGCAGTGATCGGACTGGTCTTTGCCAAGCTGAATCCGGTAGTTGGCCAATCCGGTTTTGGCATGCATGCGATCGAACTCAAGCGTCTGTTGGACAAGCATGCGGTGCCTTATGAAAAAGTCCAGAACATGGGTGCGGCTCTGGAAGGCCCGGCACTGGTCAAACAGGTGAAGCCCTCAGTGCTGCCTGTTTTAAACAGGCACGTCACTGTTGCAGAACGCGAGCAACCCAAGCCGGCTCGCCCATTGCCACTGATTGATCGTTACCGCAAGATACAAACCAATACGGATGGCTTTCTGGATGGCGAATCGACTGCCAGGAATTATCCCGGTCAGTCGCATCCCTTTCTGCATGAGGCATTCCGGGAAGTGCAGCCTGAAGGTTCAGTGCTCATTGGCTTCAGCATCAGTACGAACAACCACACGCGAGGCATTGAAGCGATTTGCGGTCTGCAGCCGATCTACCGCAGGAATGGACAGGAAGTTTATGGGAAGACGTATGGCTCAACGCTGATCAAAAGCCATCATCTGGTGGCCCGCGAGGGGTATGCCGTTGCTGCGATCAAATACAAGATCGGCCTGCAATTGGATTGCATGCAACTGGTGTATCAGAAAATCGAGAACAATCGCCTGGTCGAACAGGATGCTTATGAGTCTGTTGTGGCTGGGACCAAAGATCTTACGCCAAATCATACACTCAGTACCAACGGGTTGATTCCTGTTGGCATTCATGGTTTTCTCAAGAGAGATCGCAGTACTTTCGGCCTTGGGCTGGTAATGAAATCAGCGAAATAG
- a CDS encoding amino acid permease produces MPNQLFATKSLEQVLKEESGGEHRLKRVLGPWTLVALGVGAVIGAGIFVATGKAAHEIAGPALMVSYMLAGFACVMAALCYAEFASMAPVAGSAYTYAYTTLGELFAWIIGWDLVLEYAVGAATVANGWSGYFQSVIGKLGLSLPFIFTGGPYVYDDGMLLPNTVGKYDNMVVQQKVVSYQALTDAIREKLPEADRAKFADLKTRDQHKIAVWINADNKANAPGKPYTLALAGDQAFESKITNRQNAIINMPAVMIAVIVTIILVKGIQESAFFNALMVAIKVFAVVFVICVGVFYINPDNYFPFAPYGWTGLSFFGIPVHGQTNAGGQPVGMIAGAAIIFFAYIGFDAVSTQAEEAKNPKRDIPFGIIGSLLICTILYIGVVAVLTGMVKYNLIDKDAGVSSAFKQIGLGWAEVIISIAGVAGITSVLLVMMLSAPRVFLAMARDGLMPTKFFASIHPKFQTPWKSTILIGTLVALAAGLLPIDALLHLTNIGTLFAFVVVCAAVLVMRRINPNAERPFRCPMVPVIPATGIILCLTMMFSLPADNWWRLIIWLGLGLIIYFLYGKQHSKLRARMASGQQG; encoded by the coding sequence ATGCCGAATCAGCTATTCGCGACGAAATCACTTGAGCAGGTTCTCAAGGAAGAGTCAGGTGGGGAGCATCGCTTAAAACGAGTGCTTGGCCCATGGACTCTGGTGGCACTGGGTGTAGGTGCTGTGATTGGTGCCGGTATCTTCGTTGCAACAGGCAAGGCGGCACATGAAATCGCTGGTCCAGCACTGATGGTTTCTTACATGCTGGCAGGGTTCGCCTGCGTGATGGCCGCCTTATGTTATGCTGAATTCGCATCCATGGCACCTGTAGCAGGCAGTGCCTACACCTATGCCTATACCACCCTGGGTGAACTCTTCGCCTGGATTATCGGCTGGGATCTTGTTCTCGAATATGCCGTCGGCGCCGCAACGGTTGCCAACGGATGGTCAGGATATTTTCAAAGCGTGATTGGCAAGTTAGGATTGTCTCTGCCATTTATCTTTACAGGCGGCCCATATGTCTACGACGATGGCATGCTGCTGCCTAATACCGTCGGCAAGTACGACAACATGGTCGTTCAGCAGAAAGTGGTTTCGTACCAGGCACTCACTGATGCCATTCGTGAAAAGCTGCCCGAAGCTGACAGAGCAAAATTCGCTGATCTGAAAACCCGTGATCAGCACAAAATCGCAGTTTGGATCAATGCAGATAACAAAGCCAATGCCCCTGGAAAACCTTACACACTGGCGCTGGCAGGCGATCAGGCTTTCGAATCGAAAATTACCAATCGGCAAAATGCCATCATCAACATGCCTGCGGTCATGATTGCCGTCATCGTCACCATCATTCTGGTGAAAGGCATTCAGGAAAGTGCATTCTTCAATGCACTTATGGTAGCTATCAAAGTATTTGCAGTCGTCTTTGTCATCTGCGTTGGCGTCTTTTACATCAACCCGGATAATTACTTCCCGTTTGCCCCCTATGGCTGGACTGGTTTAAGCTTCTTTGGCATACCCGTACATGGACAGACGAATGCAGGAGGCCAGCCCGTCGGAATGATTGCCGGTGCTGCTATTATTTTCTTTGCCTACATCGGCTTTGATGCGGTCTCCACACAGGCAGAAGAAGCCAAGAACCCCAAGAGAGATATCCCCTTCGGCATCATCGGCTCTCTGCTCATCTGCACCATACTCTACATTGGCGTAGTTGCTGTGCTCACCGGCATGGTCAAATACAACCTGATCGACAAGGATGCTGGTGTTTCATCGGCATTCAAGCAGATTGGTCTGGGTTGGGCCGAGGTTATTATCTCTATCGCAGGCGTTGCTGGAATCACCTCGGTGCTTCTGGTGATGATGCTCAGCGCTCCACGCGTCTTCCTTGCCATGGCCCGTGATGGACTCATGCCAACTAAATTCTTTGCCAGCATTCATCCCAAGTTCCAGACGCCCTGGAAGAGTACCATTCTCATTGGCACACTGGTCGCCCTGGCTGCAGGGCTGCTCCCGATTGATGCCCTGCTCCATCTGACCAACATTGGTACCTTGTTTGCCTTCGTGGTGGTCTGTGCTGCAGTGCTCGTCATGCGAAGGATCAATCCCAATGCAGAAAGACCTTTCCGTTGTCCGATGGTACCTGTAATTCCTGCCACCGGAATCATCCTCTGCCTCACCATGATGTTTTCCCTGCCTGCCGATAACTGGTGGCGGCTTATCATCTGGCTCGGTCTCGGACTGATCATCTACTTCCTCTATGGTAAACAGCACAGCAAGCTGCGGGCAAGAATGGCATCTGGACAGCAAGGGTAG